Below is a window of Armatimonadota bacterium DNA.
AAGCATAAGACGGCATACTATATTCTCCTTAGTCTCGTGGGCTCTGAGTTGTTTATAAGAGACAGCAGCCATAAAGATGGAGGATATTCGGACTTTCAAATACTTGCACAAATAAATTAGAAAACCAATGGTATTTGTAAAAATTAACGAGAGGAAGTGAGTATGGGAGTACGGCAAACAGCTGAAGAGTGGGTAGAAAAAATGGCAAGGCTGTGCGAACCAGACGAAGTCATCTGGTGTGACGGCTCTGTCGAAGAAAAGGAACGCCTGACACGCGAAGCATTAGGCACTGGTGAGCTAATAGAGCTAAATCAAGAGAAGTTGCCTGGCTGTGTCTACCATCGGACGGCAACAAATGATGTCGCACGTACTGAGCATCTGACCTTCATCTGTACCGAAAGAGAAGAGGACGCCGGCCCAACGAACAATTGGATGTCGCCTAAGGACGCCTATACACGCCTGGGTGCTCTTTTTAAAGGTTCGATGAGAGGTAGAACGATGTACGTTGTTCCATTTCTTATGGGCGTTCCAGGTTCTCCATTTTCGAAAATTGGAATTGAGCTGACTGATAGCATTTACGTTGTGCTAAACATGCGTATTATGACACGCATAGGGAATCTGGTTCTCGACGAACTAGAGTCGATTGGTGACTTTACACGATGTTTGCATTCGAAACACGAGCTAGATATTGAAAGGCGGTTCATTTGCCATTTCCCCGAGGATAATACAATATGGAGCGTTGGTTCGGGTTATGGGGGAAATGCTCTCTTGGGGAAGAAATGCCTCTCGCTTCGAATAGCAAGCTATTTGGGCCGGAAAGAAGGTTGGATGGCTGAGCACATGCTAATTTTGGGGGTTGAGAGCCCTGACGGCGAAGTTACGTACATTGCTGGAGCCTTCCCTAGCGCTTGCGGAAAAACAAACCTTGCTATGCTAGTGCCCCCAAAAGAGTTCAGCGGATATAAAGTTTGGACGGTAGGCGATGATATTGCTTGGATGCGCATAGGCCCCGATGGCAGGCTTTGGGCGGTAAACCCAGAAGCTGGATTTTTTGGCGTTGCGCCGGGAACAAACAGCAAAAGCAATCCCAGTGCGATGCGAACTATTGCAAGTAATACAATTTACACAAATGTACTCATCAGGCCAGATGGCACCGTTTGGTGGGAAGGTCATGATGATCCTCCCCCTGAACATGGTATAGATTGGCAAGGTCAGCCGTGGACGCCAGCATGCGGAGAAAAAGGAGCACATCCTAATGCTCGCTTTACGGCTCCGGCATCTCAATGCCCGTGCATTTCGCCATATTGGGAGGATCCTAAGGGAGTACCAATTTCAGCGATTATATTTGGCGCGCGGCGTGCACGATTAGCCCCTTTAATTTACCAAGCATTCAACTGGCAGCATGGCACTTATGTTGGTGCAACTTTGGCATCTGAGACAACAGCTGCTGCATTGGGTCAACAGGGGATAGTTCGCCGCGACCCAATGGCTATGTTGCCATTCTGCGGTTATAACATGGCTGATTATTTTGCACACTGGCTTGAGATGGGCAAACGACTTAAAGACCCACCAAAAATATTCAGGGTAAACTGGTTCCGCCAAGGAGAGGATGGAAAATTCCTCTGGCCAGGTTTTGGTGATAATATTCGCGTTCTTAAGTGGATCGTGGACCGATGCAAAGGCAAAGGAGATGCTATTGAGACGCCTATTGGTTATATGCCAACCAAAAATGCAATAGACTTGACAGGCATAGAGGATAAGGTATCTGAGAAGACAATGGAGGAATTGTTATATATTGATAAAGATGCATGGTATGAGGAGTTGGATAGCCAAACTGCCTGGTTCCAACAATTCGGCTACTCACTTCCACTTGGTATATGGGAGGAACACGAGGCTCTTGCCGACCGTTTGACTAAATAAAAACAAGCCAAAGCTATTCGTCAAATATTTGCCCAATCTTTGGGGAAAGAACTACATGATAAGAATACCCTAGATTGGGTATTTTTGTGCTAATTGATAGCAAGTCGCTTATTCTAAATCCTTGTATTGGCTTGACGTCATACCTTCTCGTAAGTATAATTACCCATGTTTGTTTTTAAAGAGTGCGACCGAAGCTGGGCGGTCGAAAAAATAAGAAGGGAGAGCCGAATGAAGCAGGTTGATCCGAGTATCTTTAAAGCTTACGACATTCGCGGGATATACCCAGACCAATTCAACGAGGATGTTGCGTATCGAATTGCTCGGGCGGCCGCTCAAAAGTTGAAACCAAAGCTAACGGTTGTAGGACATGATATGCGAGTTCATAGTCCATCGCTCGTTGGCTCAGTTACCCAAGGATTGCTTGACCAGGGGAGCGATGTAATTCACATTGGCTTAACAAGCACACCCATGTATTATTACTCTGTAAATGTCTTGGAAGCCGATGCTGGAATGATGATAACAGCTTCCCACAATCCAGAAGAATACAACGGTTTTAAGATGACCGGTCCAAAAGCAATTCCTAGCATTGCTTTTGTAAGCAATCAAGAACTTTACAGGATTGCAAATGAAGGAAAATTTGAAACTCCCGAACGTAAAGGTCAATTTCGCGGCAGTGTTTCTACTTTGGATAGCTACGTTCAAGCCGTCCTTAGCGCCAGTGGTGTCTCCGATTTCGGCGGTCTCAAAATTGTTGTTGATGCAAGCAATGGCATGGACGGAATGATTCTGCCAAAGCTTTTTGAAGGGAAAAACTGCACTGTCTATCCACTTTACTGGGAGCTTGATGGTCGGTTCCCCCATCACGAAGCGAATCCATTAAAAGAAGAAACACTAACGGATTTAAAGAAAAAGGTTTTGGAAGTAGGGGCGGACTTTGGCGTAATGTTTGATGGTGATGGGGACCGAGTAGGCTTTGTGGATGAAAAGGCACAGACTATATCTGGAGATTTAATCACAGCTCTAATTGCTCGTGAAATGCTAAAAGAAAAACCTGGCGCAATTATAATCTATGATGTGCGCAGTAGCTGGGCTGTCAGGGAGGAAATTGAGAAAGCTGGCGGAGTCCCAATGATGTACAAAGTGGGGCATGGCCTTATAAAAGCAAAGATGCGAGAGGTAGGTGCGTACTTTGGTGGAGAGCTATCCAGCCACTACTACTTCTCAAACTTCTACGTAACCGATAATGGCGACCTGGCCATGTTGAATATAATAAAACTCCTTGTTCACGAACAAAAACCGCTTTCTGAGCTTGTTGCTCCAATAAAACGCTATTATCACAGCCCGGAGATAAACTCCGAAGTCAAAGACGTTGCTGCCAAACTTGCTGAGCTTAAAGAGCGGTACAAAGATGGGCGCATTATCGAACTTGATGGCCTTACTGTTGAGTTTGATGATTGGTGGTTCAATGTACGCCCGAGTCAGACAGAACCTCTCCTGCGCTTAAATGTTGAGGCAAAAACAAAGGAAAAAATGGAAGAAAAGGTCAAAGAATTGCTCGAAATAATTAGAAAGTAGCGTGGCTTTCTATGCTTGATGCGAAGTTTATTCGATCAAATCCTGATAAGGTAAGAGACGGCATTCAAAAGAAAATGATGGACGTCTCGGTTCTTGATGAGTTTTTGGAGGTAGACGCGCTTTGGCGCGGCAGACTTGCGGAAGTCGAGCAACTCAAGGCACTTCGGAATAGCGTTTCCGAAGAAATCAGCAGGATGAAGCGAGCTGGCCAAGACGCATCAGCCGAGATTGCTCGCATGCGTGAGGTTTCCGACCAAATTAAGGAGCTAGATGCGGAAGTACGGGAATTAGAAGACCGCCTCCAAAAAGCCCTTCTTATGATTCCAAACATACCCCACGAAAGTGTACCAATCGGCGAAGACGAGAAGGACAATGTGGTCATTAGAGAATGGGGGAAGCCAAGCGAGTTTGACTTTCAGCCACTTCCGCATTGGGAGCTTGCGGCGAGATTGGGATTGGTTGACTTCGAGCGCGGTTCAAAAATCACTGGCAGTGGATTTATCCTATACATGGGGCTAGGTGCACGGCTTGAGCGAGCGCTTATTAATTTCATGGCAGACCTCCATACTAGCAAGCATGGATACACAGAGGTCTTCCCACCTTTTTTGGCAAACCGGTCTGCAATGATTGGAACAGGGCAGATTCCTAAAATGGAATTCGACATGTACCGACTCCCCGATGACGATTTGTTCCTTATTCCTACAGCCGAGGTACCAATTACAAATATTTACCGCGAAGAGATACTGGATGGAAGAGAGCTACCTATCTATCTTACGGGCTACAGCGCTTGTTTCCGGCGAGAAGCGGGTGCTGCAGGGAAGGACACGCGAGGCTTACTAAGAGTGCATGAATTTAACAAGGTAGAACTAGTAAAATTCGTGCTCCCTGAAACGTCTTATGATGAGCTGGAAAAGCTAACCGCGGATGCTGAGAAAGTTCTCCAAGCACTTGAGATTCCATACCGTGTTAGGCTCTTGTGTACTGGTGACATGAG
It encodes the following:
- a CDS encoding phosphomannomutase/phosphoglucomutase, translating into MKQVDPSIFKAYDIRGIYPDQFNEDVAYRIARAAAQKLKPKLTVVGHDMRVHSPSLVGSVTQGLLDQGSDVIHIGLTSTPMYYYSVNVLEADAGMMITASHNPEEYNGFKMTGPKAIPSIAFVSNQELYRIANEGKFETPERKGQFRGSVSTLDSYVQAVLSASGVSDFGGLKIVVDASNGMDGMILPKLFEGKNCTVYPLYWELDGRFPHHEANPLKEETLTDLKKKVLEVGADFGVMFDGDGDRVGFVDEKAQTISGDLITALIAREMLKEKPGAIIIYDVRSSWAVREEIEKAGGVPMMYKVGHGLIKAKMREVGAYFGGELSSHYYFSNFYVTDNGDLAMLNIIKLLVHEQKPLSELVAPIKRYYHSPEINSEVKDVAAKLAELKERYKDGRIIELDGLTVEFDDWWFNVRPSQTEPLLRLNVEAKTKEKMEEKVKELLEIIRK
- the serS gene encoding serine--tRNA ligase gives rise to the protein MLDAKFIRSNPDKVRDGIQKKMMDVSVLDEFLEVDALWRGRLAEVEQLKALRNSVSEEISRMKRAGQDASAEIARMREVSDQIKELDAEVRELEDRLQKALLMIPNIPHESVPIGEDEKDNVVIREWGKPSEFDFQPLPHWELAARLGLVDFERGSKITGSGFILYMGLGARLERALINFMADLHTSKHGYTEVFPPFLANRSAMIGTGQIPKMEFDMYRLPDDDLFLIPTAEVPITNIYREEILDGRELPIYLTGYSACFRREAGAAGKDTRGLLRVHEFNKVELVKFVLPETSYDELEKLTADAEKVLQALEIPYRVRLLCTGDMSFASAKTYDIEGWAPGVEQWLEISSCSNFEDFQARRMNLRFRREPNAKPEFVHTLNGSGVALPRTFIAILENYQQADGSVVIPEVLRPYMGGVEIIKPQ
- a CDS encoding phosphoenolpyruvate carboxykinase (GTP) encodes the protein MGVRQTAEEWVEKMARLCEPDEVIWCDGSVEEKERLTREALGTGELIELNQEKLPGCVYHRTATNDVARTEHLTFICTEREEDAGPTNNWMSPKDAYTRLGALFKGSMRGRTMYVVPFLMGVPGSPFSKIGIELTDSIYVVLNMRIMTRIGNLVLDELESIGDFTRCLHSKHELDIERRFICHFPEDNTIWSVGSGYGGNALLGKKCLSLRIASYLGRKEGWMAEHMLILGVESPDGEVTYIAGAFPSACGKTNLAMLVPPKEFSGYKVWTVGDDIAWMRIGPDGRLWAVNPEAGFFGVAPGTNSKSNPSAMRTIASNTIYTNVLIRPDGTVWWEGHDDPPPEHGIDWQGQPWTPACGEKGAHPNARFTAPASQCPCISPYWEDPKGVPISAIIFGARRARLAPLIYQAFNWQHGTYVGATLASETTAAALGQQGIVRRDPMAMLPFCGYNMADYFAHWLEMGKRLKDPPKIFRVNWFRQGEDGKFLWPGFGDNIRVLKWIVDRCKGKGDAIETPIGYMPTKNAIDLTGIEDKVSEKTMEELLYIDKDAWYEELDSQTAWFQQFGYSLPLGIWEEHEALADRLTK